Within the Ochrobactrum vermis genome, the region CCGCAAGCTGGTCGTTCAGCGGCACATTCAAAACCATCGTGACGCCGATGGTTCCAACAAGATAGACGGCAGCGCCGATCATCGCCCATTTCGACAGGCTTCCATAGCCCATCAGGCCCAGAACGATAATCACCAGACACAACAGCGCCGTTCCGAAAAAAGCGGCAAAAAACGTACCGTTGATGACAGTGATATTGATCGACTGCATCGCCGTTATACCTGCATTGGCCGGGATGCGTGCCAGCGCGGCCATCACAAAGCTTGAGAACGCATAGAAGATGCCGCCTGTAATGGCGCTACCCCATGCCGTCAGCAGCACAAGCAGTTGAAAACTCATTGTCATGATCGTCCCTCCCATGTGCCCTCATCGGCAGCTTTGCGGGCAAAATCTGCAAACCGGCGCGGCTTTCGTCCGAGAGCTTCCTCCACGCCATGTGCCACATTGGCATTGCGGCCATCGAAAAGCTCGGTGAAAAGATAGCGCAAAAGCGTGATTACATCTTCTGGCAATGCCTGCTCGTGCAGCGCCGCCTCATATTGAGCGAACGAAACCGGGTGAAATGATAATTCCCGGCCTGTCGCCTTGGCAATCTGGCTTACCGCCTCGTTGAAACTGAACAGTTCCGGGCCAGTCAGTTCATAGAGCCGATTGCGATGTTCTGCTCCGGTAAGCGAGGCGACGGCCACGTCGGCAATATCATCAGCATCGATGAAGGGTTCTTTCGTTTGTCCGACCGGCAAGGTCAACGAGCCCGAAAGCAACTCATCCCGCATGTAATTCTCGCTGAAATTCTGCATGAACCAGCTGGCGCGCAGCACAGTCCAGTCCAGCCCGGACGCTTGCAGAACCTGTTCTGCAGCTTCCGCCTCCTCCTCGCCGCGCCCGGAGAGAAGCACGATATGCTTCACATCTGCCTTCTTCGCCGCCGAAAGAAATGCGCGGATGACATCCACAGCGCCGGGCAAAGCCAGATCCGGCTGATATGTGACATAGGCGCTCGTGATGCCTTCAAGCGCTTCAGCCCAGGTGGACTGGTTGTTCCAGTCAAAGGGAACTTCGGTGCTGCGCGATACCGCACGAACGGGCAATCCCTTCTCCAGCAACTTCTCCGTGACCCGCCTGCCGGTTTTGCCGGTAGCACCAATCACCAGATAACGGCCATTCCGATCCATATTCATTCTCCATCTCCAAAATATGAGTAACCCTCATATTTGCAATATGTGAGCAATCCTCATATTCTGTCAAGAGCGAAAAATGTGAGTCGGTCATGAAGCAGAAGTCCGCCAGGGAAACAGAAACAATCAGCGCGCCAATCCTGCGCCGCACGCCCAGCCAGAGCCGTGCACAGGAGAAGATCCGCCGCATAGCCGAATGCGCAACAGTGCTGATCGCCGCCAAAGGCAGCGATAGCCTCAAGATGAGCGAGATTGCACAGCAAGCCGGCATTTCGATCGGCGCGCTTTATCAGTATTTTCCCGACAAAAGCGCCCTGATCCGCTATTTGTTTGAAAGCTGTAACGCGCAATCACGCCAGTGCATCGAGGAAGGGCTTGCAGCGGCCAATTCGGCTGATGAGCTGATTGTCGCGTTCAATGCATTGATCGATGAGTATCTGGCATTGATGCGGCTGGAACCGGCAATGCGTGACATATGGTCGGCCACCCAAACCGACAAATCACTGTCGAAGCTGGAGATTGCCGAAAGCAGGCAGAACGGCCAATTGCTGGCCGACACGATCCGTCGAATCGCGCCCGACAAAGAGCCGGCACAACTGGACGAATCCGCTTTCCTGCTGATGCATTTTGGCGAATCCGCCATGCGCATCGCCGTCGAGGTTTCGGAGGACGAATGCAATGCGCTGATAACAGCCTACAAAGTCATGGCCACGCGCAGCCTGCGCGACCTGATGGCCGGATAGAGCGGATGATCGCCCGTCCGATCAGTTTCGTTGCGTGAATATGTCAGCATTGCTGATCGATCTGTTCGTTTCGGCAACACATTTTTGCGAAATCCGGCAATTGCCGATGAAATGACAATCCTTCTGTTGCGCTTCCCGCGCCGATGGGACATAGAAAACGCGCAAAACCGGACCGTGCCCGGTGCCGGTTAATAGAGCCTGCCATTTATGGAGATCTAATCATGGCATTTCTCGCCGACGCCCTTTCTCGTGTAAAGCCATCTGCAACCATCGCGGTCAGCCAGAAAGCACGTGA harbors:
- a CDS encoding DUF1772 domain-containing protein; amino-acid sequence: MTMSFQLLVLLTAWGSAITGGIFYAFSSFVMAALARIPANAGITAMQSINITVINGTFFAAFFGTALLCLVIIVLGLMGYGSLSKWAMIGAAVYLVGTIGVTMVLNVPLNDQLAAMDANATASAEVWLAYVRDWTMWNHVRTVAALIAALILGASAMAKV
- a CDS encoding NAD(P)H-binding protein; translated protein: MNMDRNGRYLVIGATGKTGRRVTEKLLEKGLPVRAVSRSTEVPFDWNNQSTWAEALEGITSAYVTYQPDLALPGAVDVIRAFLSAAKKADVKHIVLLSGRGEEEAEAAEQVLQASGLDWTVLRASWFMQNFSENYMRDELLSGSLTLPVGQTKEPFIDADDIADVAVASLTGAEHRNRLYELTGPELFSFNEAVSQIAKATGRELSFHPVSFAQYEAALHEQALPEDVITLLRYLFTELFDGRNANVAHGVEEALGRKPRRFADFARKAADEGTWEGRS
- a CDS encoding TetR/AcrR family transcriptional regulator, translated to MKQKSARETETISAPILRRTPSQSRAQEKIRRIAECATVLIAAKGSDSLKMSEIAQQAGISIGALYQYFPDKSALIRYLFESCNAQSRQCIEEGLAAANSADELIVAFNALIDEYLALMRLEPAMRDIWSATQTDKSLSKLEIAESRQNGQLLADTIRRIAPDKEPAQLDESAFLLMHFGESAMRIAVEVSEDECNALITAYKVMATRSLRDLMAG